In Treponema primitia ZAS-2, a genomic segment contains:
- a CDS encoding ABC transporter substrate-binding protein codes for MMRKNKHSPLTAFLFTTLILHLLDSCALQSSNTAVLWTDKPEFALYAEYFNANQDIYKIETRYFESPAQKLTDNDGSYPDIVVGSWLKSAATRNLFQPLDSFFKKNQISRESFYPPLLALGNIDGKQYLLPVAFNIPALVFSRDKGTLLSNPFTISLEEIREIGKTYNIESNGIYSRMGFSPAWNDDFIFVSAVLFGASFREASPLEWDSRALEGSLSFIQDWIQEANTSIQAEDDFSFKYFYDPPAKLAQSGRILFFHMGSSEFFTLPQERRASLDFRWIAGKDTIPLSEDMVYYGIFRNSRAKKAAEAFTEWFFKEETQRLFLEAGKNNRLNETRFGIANGFSALRTVTERIFPQFYPSLLGRMPPETFLTPPNILPRNWMAMKERVILPYLHDRIRSANQGEIRSLDRRLTDWARLNRGL; via the coding sequence ATGATGAGAAAAAACAAGCACTCGCCATTAACGGCCTTTTTGTTCACAACCCTGATCCTGCATCTGTTGGATTCCTGCGCATTACAGAGCTCCAATACGGCTGTTTTATGGACCGATAAGCCGGAATTTGCCCTATATGCCGAATATTTTAATGCCAACCAGGATATTTATAAGATCGAAACCCGGTATTTTGAGTCCCCTGCCCAAAAGCTCACGGATAACGATGGCTCCTACCCGGATATTGTGGTGGGAAGCTGGCTTAAAAGTGCCGCCACCAGGAACCTTTTTCAACCTCTGGACAGTTTTTTTAAGAAAAACCAGATTTCAAGGGAATCATTCTACCCTCCCCTGCTGGCCCTGGGGAATATCGACGGAAAACAGTACCTGCTCCCGGTGGCTTTTAATATTCCCGCCCTTGTCTTTTCCAGGGATAAGGGGACACTCCTGTCCAACCCCTTTACAATTTCCCTGGAGGAAATCAGGGAAATCGGAAAAACCTACAATATCGAAAGCAACGGCATCTATTCCCGGATGGGCTTTTCCCCCGCCTGGAATGATGACTTTATTTTCGTAAGCGCTGTCCTCTTTGGCGCCTCCTTTCGGGAAGCCTCCCCCCTGGAATGGGACAGCCGGGCCCTGGAGGGGTCCCTGTCTTTTATCCAGGACTGGATACAGGAGGCCAATACCAGCATACAGGCGGAAGATGATTTTTCGTTCAAATATTTTTACGATCCCCCGGCAAAACTTGCCCAGTCCGGGCGTATCCTGTTCTTCCACATGGGTAGTTCAGAATTTTTCACCCTCCCCCAGGAGCGAAGGGCAAGCCTGGATTTCCGCTGGATCGCCGGGAAGGATACCATCCCCCTATCAGAGGACATGGTGTACTATGGCATTTTCCGGAACAGCCGGGCGAAAAAAGCCGCCGAAGCCTTTACTGAATGGTTTTTTAAAGAAGAGACCCAGCGGCTGTTTCTGGAGGCAGGAAAAAACAACCGGCTCAACGAGACCCGCTTCGGCATAGCCAACGGGTTTTCCGCCCTCCGCACAGTGACGGAGCGGATCTTCCCCCAGTTCTACCCCAGCCTCCTGGGGCGTATGCCCCCTGAAACCTTCCTAACCCCGCCGAATATCCTGCCCAGGAACTGGATGGCCATGAAAGAGCGGGTCATACTCCCCTACCTGCATGACCGGATACGCTCGGCGAACCAGGGGGAAATACGCAGCTTGGACCGGAGGC